In Amycolatopsis coloradensis, one genomic interval encodes:
- a CDS encoding recombinase family protein, translated as MIEGIEPPEVVLHVRGIGQFRSLICSGDAWSSLVIGQCSRGLGFGSMEGAGMGGLAGAGFVEAVATRRRGSPRAPGRVVGGVRFAFYGRMSTSEFQDPQTSRAWQRAVSDELVEGVGEVVVEFFDEGRSRRWSWGERPAASALLAAAEDRDREFDAVVVGEYERAFHGDQFREVVARLNAFGVQVWLPEAGGPVELDSPVHLALMTLLGAQAQREVVRARHRVMAAMRAQTRLQGRFLGGRPPYGYRLADGGPHPNAIHARWGRRLHVLEPDPGAVQWVRWMFAERARGRSVASLARELNDRGVPCPSRITPRTRRSVG; from the coding sequence ATGATCGAGGGCATCGAGCCGCCGGAGGTGGTCTTACACGTCCGAGGGATCGGGCAGTTTCGGTCGTTGATCTGTTCGGGCGATGCTTGGTCGTCTCTCGTCATCGGTCAGTGCTCGCGCGGTCTCGGCTTCGGGTCGATGGAAGGGGCCGGGATGGGCGGGTTGGCTGGTGCGGGGTTTGTGGAGGCTGTCGCGACTCGTCGTCGTGGTTCGCCGCGGGCTCCTGGTCGGGTGGTAGGGGGTGTGCGGTTTGCGTTCTACGGTCGGATGTCGACCAGCGAATTCCAGGACCCGCAGACGTCGCGTGCCTGGCAGCGCGCGGTGTCGGACGAGTTGGTCGAGGGCGTCGGTGAGGTCGTGGTCGAGTTTTTCGATGAGGGCCGGTCGCGGCGGTGGTCGTGGGGGGAGCGCCCGGCAGCGTCTGCGTTGCTGGCGGCCGCGGAGGATCGGGACCGTGAGTTCGATGCCGTGGTAGTGGGGGAATACGAGCGGGCCTTCCACGGCGACCAGTTCCGCGAGGTGGTCGCACGGCTGAATGCCTTCGGTGTGCAAGTGTGGTTGCCCGAGGCCGGTGGACCGGTCGAGTTGGACAGTCCGGTTCATTTGGCGTTGATGACGTTGCTGGGTGCGCAGGCGCAGCGTGAGGTGGTGAGGGCTCGGCACCGGGTGATGGCAGCCATGCGTGCGCAGACGCGGTTGCAGGGGCGTTTTCTTGGTGGTCGTCCGCCGTATGGGTATCGGTTGGCCGACGGCGGGCCCCATCCGAACGCCATCCACGCGCGATGGGGCCGGCGCCTGCATGTGCTGGAGCCGGATCCGGGGGCCGTGCAGTGGGTGCGATGGATGTTCGCCGAGCGGGCTCGCGGTCGATCGGTAGCGTCACTGGCGCGGGAGCTGAACGACCGCGGTGTTCCGTGCCCGTCGAGAATTACCCCACGGACCCGAAGATCCGTGGGGTAA
- a CDS encoding plasmid pRiA4b ORF-3 family protein has protein sequence MNGRPVADDEVFQLEIRVIDVVPECWRRVQVLASITLGGLHEVIQMVMGWRDDHLHLFALGDDRSDGSRLAVGADEAVVTVADVFTVGVPVRYLYDVGDAWCHEITLVRVLRRDPAIRYPVRVAGRGEAPDDGQ, from the coding sequence ATGAACGGTCGGCCGGTCGCGGACGACGAGGTCTTCCAGCTTGAGATCCGGGTCATCGACGTCGTACCGGAGTGTTGGCGGCGAGTGCAGGTCCTGGCGTCCATCACGCTGGGAGGCCTGCACGAAGTCATCCAGATGGTCATGGGCTGGCGCGACGACCACTTGCACCTGTTCGCGTTGGGTGACGACCGGTCCGACGGTTCGCGGCTCGCCGTGGGGGCGGACGAAGCGGTCGTCACGGTGGCCGACGTGTTCACCGTCGGTGTGCCCGTCCGGTACCTCTACGACGTCGGCGATGCCTGGTGCCACGAGATCACCCTGGTGAGGGTCCTCCGCCGCGACCCGGCGATCAGGTATCCGGTCCGCGTGGCGGGCCGAGGCGAAGCTCCGGACGACGGCCAGTGA
- a CDS encoding nucleotidyltransferase domain-containing protein yields the protein MFPQDAARNAARYLGIADRLLPGKITGFYVVGSVALGAWRPKRSDIDFVAFVHGDLDDRQLRRLRALHVLGNAATVGRSLLRADSSLPGTMNGTFVSMADVQEPVTKIHALASHSGWTFTRGGGFDVNPVSWKLLQQGGIALRGPDPADLRLDPEPERLRAWNLEQLKVHWKNWAERLLSGNAPRKPLVPAHRLAVSRVLGPPRLHHTLVTGDLISKESAAEYALDTFGQRWLPLVRAALAQREGEPFPVSPQPRELVRMAGEFTLEVVASAEDHPMPG from the coding sequence ATGTTCCCTCAAGACGCCGCGCGCAACGCAGCGCGTTACCTCGGAATCGCGGATAGATTGCTGCCGGGGAAGATCACCGGATTCTACGTCGTCGGCTCAGTCGCCCTCGGCGCCTGGCGACCGAAGCGCAGTGACATCGATTTCGTCGCCTTCGTGCACGGCGATCTCGATGACCGGCAGCTCCGCCGACTGCGCGCCCTGCACGTTCTGGGCAATGCGGCGACGGTCGGCCGATCGTTGCTCAGGGCCGATTCCAGCCTTCCCGGCACCATGAACGGCACGTTCGTTTCGATGGCGGACGTCCAAGAACCGGTGACGAAGATCCACGCCCTGGCTTCACACAGCGGATGGACTTTCACCCGAGGAGGCGGCTTCGACGTCAACCCCGTCTCGTGGAAGCTGCTGCAGCAAGGAGGAATCGCCCTACGGGGCCCGGATCCGGCCGATCTCCGACTGGACCCCGAACCGGAGCGGTTGCGCGCGTGGAACCTGGAGCAGCTCAAAGTCCATTGGAAGAACTGGGCCGAGCGGCTCCTGTCCGGTAACGCACCTAGGAAGCCGCTCGTACCCGCCCACCGCCTCGCCGTCTCCCGCGTCCTCGGTCCGCCACGTCTGCACCACACCCTCGTCACCGGCGATCTGATCTCCAAGGAATCCGCCGCCGAGTACGCGCTCGACACCTTCGGACAGCGCTGGCTGCCTCTCGTCCGGGCAGCGCTGGCGCAGCGCGAGGGCGAGCCGTTCCCCGTTTCCCCGCAACCCCGGGAACTCGTCCGCATGGCGGGTGAATTCACCCTCGAAGTGGTCGCCAGCGCCGAAGACCACCCAATGCCGGGGTGA
- a CDS encoding helix-turn-helix domain-containing protein — protein MLSMTGTSGGLTLMVCETGEKTARRGGRRGSGRPASAGTRVPVPRGGVRATQAGHDDHWVRRTELGCVTVQEIIFREPVVKAHELKVDEEHFALFMPTSGVFTIATGGDAARLGAAELALCTTPGPLAVSAQSADVEAAGLVLAIPDSIASSAPSRPLVPRLEVCDVAGPGVLLRDFLVEATTQARGLSASEADRTGEAALYLATAVVERHRQVTAQAGSLRRQHRLFTRISAHIDRNLGSSGLTPRRIAESHHISVRYLQRLFENNGSTPSRWIRRRRLENARRDLRDAALRSLPVREIGLRNGFVQPSEFSRAFRSEYGNPPGKFREEWFQDLRESRA, from the coding sequence ATGTTGTCGATGACAGGAACGAGTGGGGGATTAACACTGATGGTCTGCGAAACTGGGGAGAAGACGGCGAGACGCGGTGGCCGGCGGGGCAGTGGACGGCCGGCGAGCGCTGGGACTCGGGTGCCCGTTCCCCGGGGTGGTGTGCGCGCGACACAAGCCGGTCATGACGATCACTGGGTACGGAGGACCGAACTGGGCTGTGTCACCGTTCAGGAGATCATTTTTCGTGAGCCAGTGGTGAAGGCGCACGAACTGAAGGTCGACGAGGAACACTTCGCGCTGTTCATGCCCACGTCCGGCGTGTTCACGATCGCCACGGGCGGCGACGCCGCGCGGCTGGGTGCCGCGGAACTCGCGCTCTGCACCACTCCGGGGCCGCTGGCCGTGAGCGCGCAGTCGGCCGATGTCGAGGCCGCGGGACTCGTTCTGGCCATACCGGATTCGATCGCCTCATCGGCTCCGTCGCGCCCCCTGGTTCCCCGGCTGGAGGTGTGTGACGTGGCCGGTCCCGGTGTGCTGCTTCGCGATTTCCTCGTCGAGGCGACGACACAAGCGCGAGGACTGAGTGCGTCGGAGGCCGATCGGACCGGAGAGGCCGCGCTGTACCTGGCCACCGCCGTGGTCGAACGACACCGTCAGGTGACCGCGCAAGCCGGCTCCCTGAGGCGGCAACATCGGTTGTTCACCCGGATCAGTGCGCATATCGACCGCAATCTCGGCAGCTCCGGGCTCACCCCGCGTCGGATCGCGGAGAGCCACCACATCTCGGTTCGCTACCTGCAGCGGTTGTTCGAAAACAACGGGAGCACCCCGTCGAGGTGGATTCGTCGGCGCAGGCTCGAGAACGCCCGGCGCGATCTGCGCGATGCGGCGTTGCGGTCGTTACCGGTCCGGGAGATCGGGCTCCGGAACGGGTTCGTGCAGCCGTCGGAATTCAGCCGGGCGTTTCGGTCGGAGTACGGAAACCCGCCGGGAAAGTTCCGTGAAGAGTGGTTCCAGGATTTGCGAGAATCCAGGGCTTGA
- a CDS encoding 2-keto-4-pentenoate hydratase, whose product MKLLSTPAFKRTFDERAALLPQITEAADLLYAAGRDNTQVAAGDLAKFASGELDDAYAVQHLNIRRALDSGANVIGHKVGLTSEAMQRQLGVTEPDSGILLDRMMLANDSVVAAGTFFQPRVEAEFGVVILADFPAGPSPDEAAVRDGISGTFLALEILETRYPSWLISLWQSIADNASCGAAVAGPVTQAVPVDRLKDQRIDIFVDGFKADTGFGHAVLGDPVKSVLWLAERLHRAGLGLHEGDLVITGSVHASIGLDGVSEVRAVSSEYEDVRLRFE is encoded by the coding sequence ATGAAGTTACTTTCGACACCGGCCTTCAAACGAACATTCGACGAGCGAGCGGCTCTCCTGCCGCAGATCACCGAGGCCGCGGACCTCCTGTACGCCGCCGGGCGTGACAACACCCAGGTCGCCGCCGGGGACCTGGCCAAGTTCGCCTCCGGCGAGCTCGACGACGCTTACGCCGTCCAGCACCTGAACATCCGCCGAGCGCTCGATTCGGGTGCCAACGTCATCGGTCACAAAGTAGGCCTCACCTCGGAGGCCATGCAGCGTCAGCTCGGCGTGACCGAGCCGGACTCGGGCATCCTGCTCGACCGGATGATGCTGGCGAACGACTCGGTGGTGGCCGCCGGCACGTTCTTCCAGCCACGCGTCGAAGCCGAGTTCGGTGTGGTGATCTTGGCCGACTTCCCCGCCGGGCCGAGCCCGGACGAAGCGGCCGTCCGAGACGGCATCTCGGGGACGTTCCTCGCGCTGGAGATCCTCGAGACACGCTATCCGAGCTGGCTCATTTCCCTGTGGCAGAGCATCGCCGACAACGCGTCCTGTGGCGCTGCCGTGGCCGGGCCGGTGACCCAAGCGGTCCCCGTCGACCGCCTGAAGGACCAGCGGATCGACATATTCGTCGACGGTTTCAAGGCGGACACCGGTTTCGGACACGCCGTTCTCGGCGATCCCGTCAAGTCGGTGCTTTGGCTCGCTGAGCGACTGCATCGAGCAGGGCTCGGCCTGCACGAAGGCGATCTGGTCATCACCGGCTCGGTCCACGCCAGTATCGGCCTCGACGGGGTGTCCGAGGTCCGCGCCGTTTCGAGTGAGTACGAGGACGTCCGATTGAGGTTCGAATAG
- the dmpG gene encoding 4-hydroxy-2-oxovalerate aldolase codes for MNPPEIILYDVTLRDGQHAIAHQLNETQIRRYAEAADLAGVPIVEVGHGNGLGASSLQIGRALTSDRVMLETVRGALKSAKLAAFLCPGLGTFTDIELAKECGADILRLGVHSTLADFCESYVEKTLEEGFECHVVMLLSHMASAEKLARSATLLAGYGCTAIGLMDSAGYLLPDEVRERITAMADAVPGVALSFHAHNNLGLATANSIAALEAGATIIDASSRGFGAGAGNAQLEVICAVAQRLGKRTGVDLNRCLDAAELAAAELVRSFPLIDSASLVSGLAGVFSGFKRKVLKAAADYGVSPWDIFVELGRMQAIAGQEDLIPEAAGRVRQAVS; via the coding sequence GTGAACCCCCCTGAAATCATCCTGTACGACGTCACACTTCGTGATGGGCAGCACGCCATCGCACATCAGCTGAACGAGACGCAGATCCGTCGCTACGCCGAGGCGGCCGACCTCGCCGGCGTCCCGATCGTCGAGGTCGGTCACGGCAACGGGCTCGGTGCCTCATCGTTGCAGATCGGACGCGCGCTGACCTCGGACAGGGTGATGCTGGAGACCGTCCGAGGTGCGCTGAAGTCCGCGAAACTCGCCGCGTTCCTCTGCCCCGGCCTCGGCACCTTCACCGATATCGAACTGGCGAAGGAGTGCGGCGCCGACATCCTGCGGCTGGGCGTCCACTCCACCTTGGCGGACTTCTGCGAGAGCTACGTCGAGAAGACTCTCGAGGAAGGGTTCGAATGCCACGTGGTGATGCTTCTGAGTCATATGGCGAGTGCCGAGAAGCTTGCCCGGAGCGCGACGCTCCTGGCGGGCTACGGTTGCACGGCGATCGGGCTCATGGACAGTGCCGGGTATCTGCTTCCCGACGAGGTGCGCGAACGGATCACCGCGATGGCGGACGCCGTCCCCGGAGTGGCGCTGTCGTTCCATGCCCACAACAACCTGGGGCTGGCGACGGCGAACTCCATCGCCGCGCTCGAAGCCGGTGCGACCATCATCGACGCGAGTTCCAGGGGATTCGGCGCCGGCGCCGGTAACGCCCAGCTCGAGGTGATCTGCGCCGTGGCCCAACGGCTCGGCAAACGAACCGGTGTGGACCTCAACCGGTGCCTCGACGCCGCCGAGCTCGCCGCGGCCGAGTTGGTGCGGTCGTTCCCGCTGATCGACTCGGCCAGCCTGGTGAGCGGGCTCGCCGGGGTGTTCTCCGGGTTCAAGCGGAAGGTTCTGAAGGCGGCGGCCGACTACGGGGTCAGTCCCTGGGACATCTTCGTCGAACTGGGACGCATGCAGGCGATCGCGGGCCAAGAGGATCTGATCCCGGAGGCCGCCGGCCGGGTGCGCCAAGCCGTGTCCTGA
- a CDS encoding CoA ester lyase: MSTASPTTAIRDRRSCLLTPALRTDRYMGALTCGATVALVDLEDSVIPAMKEEGRHAARDFFSMTVDTKTLRGVRINSLTTAYGLQDVVDIATWPCRPQGILLPKADSPRDFDILAEVLDTDTYRPELYALIESARAVEEVSEIAAHPRVAGVAFGAADYAVTIGADVRASSMLTVRQLIANSARRHGKIAIDSPCFALDGDASLLDECATAKAAGFEGKGAIHPHHVKAINEAFAPTEKELEFARAIVDSDAREVAVLELNGRMIGPPFVEAAVRLVERFGQEDS, translated from the coding sequence ATGTCGACAGCAAGCCCGACAACCGCCATCCGAGACCGGCGTAGCTGCCTGCTGACCCCGGCGCTGCGAACCGATCGCTACATGGGTGCGCTGACCTGTGGCGCGACCGTCGCTCTCGTCGATCTCGAAGACTCGGTCATCCCCGCGATGAAGGAAGAGGGGCGTCACGCCGCGCGTGACTTCTTCTCGATGACCGTCGACACGAAGACCCTCCGCGGGGTTCGCATCAACTCGCTCACGACCGCGTATGGCCTTCAAGACGTCGTGGACATCGCCACTTGGCCCTGCCGGCCTCAGGGAATCCTGCTCCCCAAGGCGGACTCGCCGCGGGACTTCGACATCCTCGCCGAGGTGCTGGACACCGACACCTACCGGCCGGAGCTGTACGCGCTGATCGAATCGGCGCGTGCCGTCGAGGAGGTTTCGGAAATCGCGGCCCATCCCCGTGTGGCCGGGGTCGCGTTCGGTGCCGCGGACTACGCCGTGACCATCGGGGCCGACGTCCGCGCGTCCTCGATGCTCACCGTCCGGCAGCTGATCGCCAACTCCGCGCGAAGACACGGCAAGATCGCGATCGACTCCCCTTGCTTCGCCCTCGACGGCGACGCGTCCCTGCTCGACGAATGCGCGACCGCGAAGGCCGCGGGCTTCGAGGGCAAGGGCGCGATCCACCCCCACCACGTGAAGGCGATCAACGAAGCTTTCGCCCCGACCGAAAAAGAACTGGAGTTCGCGCGCGCGATCGTCGACAGCGACGCGCGAGAGGTGGCCGTTCTGGAACTGAACGGCCGCATGATCGGCCCCCCGTTCGTCGAGGCC